In Aedes albopictus strain Foshan chromosome 3, AalbF5, whole genome shotgun sequence, the following are encoded in one genomic region:
- the LOC109403412 gene encoding transcription initiation factor TFIID subunit 8 produces MAEINATQIARRKYLSMAVSSELLEHDFESADKECVETLTEMMQSFIVELGQSARNYCELAGRTQPVIGDVVIGLINMGISIRGLESYGRREGRHILPQPQQAQSQKQLSILQAGQKHNHPSHIPNHLPALPDPHAYIRTPTYKQPVTEYEAIREKAATQKRDIEKALTKFLAKTSDVHSLFDNEDNPMFPLIACKPSFPPYLQALNPTDQIFDFEELEYYYQVANRKEDPSETKDGDDDDDDEDEGGNGGGKKEDDSESASPVKGEGSNGGNGVEGKMGPPTVTVSTASGTITTAQINLTNNSPTIDNPYLRAATIPRKVKTESGSSAY; encoded by the exons ATGGCAGAAATAAATGCCACACAAATCGCTCGAAGAAAGTACCTTTCGATGGCGGTTTCGTCGGAATTGCTGGAGCATGATTTCGAAAGTGCCGACAAGGAGTGCGTCGAGACGCTCACCGAAATGATGCAGAGCT TCATAGTCGAGCTGGGTCAATCGGCTCGGAATTACTGTGAACTGGCCGGTCGAACCCAGCCGGTCATCGGTGACGTCGTGATCGGTCTCATCAACATGGGCATTTCGATCCGGGGCTTGGAGAGCTACGGCCGCCGGGAAGGACGTCACATTTTGCCGCAGCCCCAGCAGGCTCAATCGCAAAAGCAGCTAAGCATCCTGCAGGCCGGCCAGAAGCATAACCATCCGTCGCACATTCCGAACCATCTGCCGGCCCTTCCGGATCCTCATGCGTACATTCGAACGCCG ACCTACAAACAACCAGTCACAGAATATGAAGCCATCCGGGAGAAAGCTGCCACCCAGAAACGTGACATCGAAAAAGCCCTGACAAAGTTCTTGGCCAAGACCAGCGATGTTCACAGTTTGTTCGATAACGAGGACAACCCAATGTTTCCGTTGATTGCGTGCAAACCTTCATTCCCGCCCTACCTGCAAGCCCTTAATCCGACGGATCAGATTTTCGACTTCGAAGAACTGGAGTACTACTATCAGGTGGCCAACCGCAAGGAGGATCCATCGGAAACGAAAGAcggtgacgatgacgacgacgatgaagatgAGGGCGGTAATGGTGGTGGCAAGAAAGAAGACGACAGCGAATCGGCTTCCCCGGTGAAAGGGGAGGGAAGCAACGGCGGGAATGGGGTCGAGGGGAAAATGGGACCCCCGACGGTGACGGTGTCGACGGCAAGCGGAACGATAACCACGGCGCAGATCAATTTGACCAACAACAGCCCGACGATCGATAATCCCTATCTGAGGGCGGCAACCATTCCCAGGAAGGTGAAAACTGAGTCGGGATCGAGCGCGTATTAG